The genomic region GAATAAAACAAAACGGAGAAAGCAGGACACCCACAATATTCAGCTGAGCAGCCAACATGCAGGGGCAATAGAAGCAAATGCTGTGTCCGTGGGTGGTGACACCACCCAAAAGGAACAAAAAGAACATAAACCTGGCAGGATCAAAGGTGAATCGCAGGTGGCCGGTGAATCTTCATGTCGAGTGTCAAAGTCTAGGGAGGTGAATTCCTCAAGGAACGGAGAGGAGAAGAAAGATGCCAAAATCAAAAGTACATTTGAGGTTCAGCAGCAGATTGCACAAAAGAAAAAACTGCAGAAGATGCTACAACATGGAGAGGCAGTTGGCAAGGGGAGAATAGTGCAGGAGGAGACAGAGGACAGTCACAGTGGGGTAGAAGAGGAGAGAGGGAAGACCACAGAGGGCATTATTGACCGCTCAGCTGCCCTGAAGTTCCGAATGGAGCAGCGCTTGGAAGCAGCCCGGTTCCGCTACATCAACGAGCAGCTGTACACCTCAACCAGCAGCACGGCCAGGCGCATGTTTAAGCAAGACCCCCAAGCCTTCGACATATACCATCGTGGGTTTACGACACAGGTTCAGCATTGGCCTGCCAATCCGGTGGATGCCATCATTGCCTACATTAAGCACAAGTGAGTTACGGGGACACTTCCGGATTGAAAACTATGACTTTGATAGTTGGGAGCACAGAAGCAGTGTGCACGAGTGAGTGAGTACGTACTGTTTTTGAGAAACTTCCCATTTGGTTTCAGGCCAGCCACCCGGGTAGTGGCCGACTTTGGGTGTGGGGACTGCAAGATTGCACGCAGCGTGAGGAACAAAGTCCACAGCTTTGACCTGGCACCTGTCTGCGACATTGTTACGGTTTGCGACATGGCTAATGTGAGTTTGCTCTGGGGTTTATTGTGTTATATGTTCGGACTGCTTTGCAAACCCTTTGGGACTTACTACATGCAACATGCAAGACGGATGTTTCCTCTGGTTGGCTGTGTAAATATGCATGCTACCAAACCCATCGCATCTTGTAAAACCTTCTAGTCTTTAGCGTTGAACTATTTTGGCTGAAGAGTATTGTTTACagatctgtatatttattgaaCTGCAAAGTTTACCTTCAGGTGCGTAGatggcatttttaaaaatgctttttaGTCATATGATCGCATTTGTCTGCATTTCGGCTTGACACCCACAGGACCTTCCCTGGGTCTTACTCACTTTGCTTCCATCCTCTTGCCTGCAGGTTCCTCTTCCTAACGCCAGTGTGGATATTGCTGTGTTCTGTCtgtcccttatggggaccaaccTCAGGGACTTCCTGGTGGAAGCCAGCCGCGTGCTTGTGATGGGGTGAGAGTCAGGGGATTGGCCATGTTCAGGGCAGACTGGGAACAActtcacatttttttaatttgccCATTATTCTATCATGCATATTGCCACAGAGGCTTGTGTTTATGTAGGAAGTCATCAGCAGTTGGCTAACTAATGCATATGTCAAGATCCTAAAACCTAACAACCAAATCCGGCACCTCCTGGTCCACGTCAGCAGACCACTTAGGGGGCTTCTGTCTGGACACAGCACATTAGTGTGCTCTATTCTAAGCATCATGATATTTAAATAGCTGCAGATCCAAGGTACATAATTGCTTTTCAAAGTATGTATATCCATGTTCCTCAGGTCTGGCATTGCCCCTTTTAATCACTGTTTGTCTCTGTGTAGGGGTGTCTTGAAAATAGCAGAGGTGGCCAGTAGATTTGAGAATGTACGCAGCTTTTTGGGTGCACTTTCTGCTCTTGGGTTCAGGTTGGTTTCCAAGGTAAGCCAATGGTTCTGTTCCTCTCTGTTCCCTCTCTATTTGCTTTTTGGCTCAAAACAAATGTTGCTGTTATTATCCTTCTCCAGGACACAGAAAACAGATATTTTTACAGTTTTGAGTTTGTGAAGACTGGGAATGCACCAGAGAAAAGCAAAACTAGCGGCCTGGAGCTAAAGCCATGTGTGTACAAGAAACGGTGATGATTAACGAGAAGCAACGCTGTCTGGAAACAAGACTGGATGGATTGTGAAGGCCTGGAGAGACATGATACAGAGACTGCAGCCAGAGCATGGAGACTCTGTACCACAGAAGCTGGAGGGAGCATCTCTAATGATGCAAAGCTAAGAAAATCCCTGGAACTCAGGCCACTGGAAAACAGAGAATCCTGATGGTGCAGTGCTGAGTGTGGAAGCATTTTGGTCTCAAAGTTTGGTTCTGTAAATAACAAACGTTCTTAATGTTTAGTAATTTTAATAGCTCTAAGGGAAATGATCTCATTATGGTTCCAGACCAACACGACCACAGAAAGTCACAGAGGCTAAACCAGCTGTCATTTCTCAGGGCCCTTTTAAGCAGATTTGTCTTGTCATGGAATTTGTATACATTTGTACAAATGTGAAATATTCTgtataaaaaaggaaaacataCTTGCATTTGAGGAAggtcatattttatttatgttcaCTGTTTTACAGTGAGCCAgtttggcaaaaaaaataacttCCTAAAACGTTgaattgtcatttttatttaccTTGTAATATAACCAAGTAACCTATAGAACTGAATCTTGATCCAGCTTTATGATATAGTGCACACTGTTGTTGTTGGGCAAAGGTGATATGATTTCCAGagtagttaatttttttttaataaacataatcTCAACTGGTGATCAACGTCTACTGAAGGGAAGTCCATCAGGACAGGGTCATGAGTCTCTAGCACTGTTAATTTGAAGATTGTGAGCAGAAAAGTTTCGGCTAATGCCACTGTGACAACATGTAGCTCTCAGGGTGTCGCAGAGAGCTTACCAGCCTTACCCGCCTCACTGCACACAGCCCTGGATCCAGTTCGGATGCCAGAGGGACCCGTGTAATTATATTCTTCTCGGCCAAACTCATTCCAGTGTCCGGAGACCCCGCCTCCAGGTAGAGAGGGCAGTGGTAGAGGGGCAGGGAAGACGGAACACTGAGGGGCGGGTTATCCTGAGACCAGCATGACTTCACAGCCCTACTTTTGGGTCGGACCCACAGGATGGGAAACGGACAGCGTTTGGAAGAGGGGGTGTCTTGCAGGGCCCCCAGCTGTGTGTCCCACTGTGCTCCTTGCAGTTCCAGACCACATAAGTATGCCCCAGAATCAGGAGGAGAGTTTGGCAGGCCTATAGCACTGAGCACCTGAAGTTATGGAGAGAAGTGAAGTGCTGTGTGTCATAGAGGACGTGTACTGATGGGAAATGCTACATCATCAATTGGTATTCCGTTTTTTTGCTATAATGCCAGTAAATGAGTATATTACCCTGTTTCCCTCAAACTTCTGTATGTAACTACAGATGTAATGTTCTGGAGAATGCTAGTGAATGGAGTAGGTGTACATTTCggttaaaagttaaatattgcaAGTAATTATACAGCTGTGACCTCAATCAATTGGTCATACCTGGAAGTGCAGGAAGACCTGGCTGATGTCCACATGCTTGTCCCGGATTCCTTCCCTAACCAGGGCCGCTAGGAAGCCGTGGGGGTTGAAGAACGCAGAGAGGCAGTAAGTGCAGATGGATTCTTCCTGCAGGTAGGCGCTGAGTAGCTCTGCTTGCTTTTCCATGCGGGACAGGCCTAAAAGAGTGGGAGCAGGGGAAGCCGGTCCGGTGTTTTGGGGAGAGAGTGTGAGACCTGCAAGCAGTGATGATACAACCTCAATAAGACAGTCCATCTCCTGCTCAAGGAAACGCTGCAGGGGACACAGGAACACTGCGCTGCTGGCCACAGGTCTCTGGCTTCCCTTTATGCCCAGCATGTCCCTCAGGGTCAGCAGTCTGGCCCTGACATGCTGCAGATCGGACACTGGAGGGTCGTCCCCTTCCATCCTGCTCCTTGGTAAGTGGCCCCAGGGGCCAGACAGCTGCTGAAGGAGACGGTCCAGGGAGCGACTCTGCTCTTTCACCAGCTCCACATCCAGCCTGGAGGTAAAGCCCAGCAGTGTGGGGTCGCTGTGGTGAGGAAAGCCCTGAACCTGGGCCAGCAGTCCATTCAGCTGCTCAGCCAAACCTGAGACCAAGAAAAATGTGATGGTACACAGATGACGGAGTGCTGTTACAGGACTGACACGGGGTCACTGGAGAATTACTGTCTGCATAAAGAGGCTGGACATAAGCAGCACTGCAAATTCAAAACATGAATTTTAAATCATAATTCCCAACATAATGGGCTGTTTTTCTGCAGCAAAACATAGTTGACAGTCTGCTGTATGAGGCTGTTTTAAGGGGAGATATAGGTGACTACCAGAGCACCCAGATATCTTGAAGAGTTCAGAGAGGGGGCCACTGTCCCACTGAGAAGAAGGCGGCGGTCTGACACAGACTCTGGCCAAGCTCTCCACGGTCTCCAAATCCACCGAGTCTGCAATCTGTCCTCCATACACTAAAACTGCTGAGGACAGAACAGGAATGTGGTTAACTTGCTGGTAAGGGAATCAGTGAGGGAAAGTTACTGAAAGTGAATGCAAAAACCTTACCAGGCTGAGTTTAAGCAATTGTGGAGTTTGTAGGatgattttataaaataaacgTTTCAGAAATGACAGAAGAGGAAAGCCTGGATATTAGAGTGCTAATAATGATTTAAAACATCAGTGTATGTGAGCAGTTGTTCAGGAGTTCTGACCCGGGGAAAAGCCCAGCACCTGCTATGTACTCCAGCGCAGCAGCTGGGTCAGCAAGGCGGCCAGCAAACCGGACCTCGGCATCCAGCAGTACAAGCAAGTCCTCCTGTATCCTGCATGGAAGCTTCTCATTAATGCAACTTGGATGGAGACCAAAGAACATTATGTTTACTGAAAAAAAACTGATGCCAGGATTCTGCCAAGGAATATAACACATAAATAATGCAAGATATGAGTTTGAGCTGCATCAAGCTCTCTGAGCAGAAGATACAGTTTTATCCCGTTCATCTGTGTCCATGAAGAACCCTTTACTATAAACTGGAATGATGCCATGTAGATGAGGATTTGGTCTGCATGTAACCATCAGATTAAGATGATTAAGATTAAGAAGGAATGGCTCCCCTGCTATCACAGGAGACCG from Brienomyrus brachyistius isolate T26 chromosome 17, BBRACH_0.4, whole genome shotgun sequence harbors:
- the rrp8 gene encoding ribosomal RNA-processing protein 8 yields the protein MVLLGDMRSGVLVVVDRIYSEHVFWTISVKYSKLQLNSVSFSGRPSVSSVDFTKSMFAEEAEWNDGPEAKALTEAVIHGTPMPENFNATTKISRKRSLLRTLHTLGSLPTWTNGTAHEASEDSETEGTTLPAKRRKKRSKKHRRSAPTEDESKQKEAEVVPGTIVIERKKKEKIPEGSLDKKNTKPVNESEGVDFQKETSQIAGKEETRLSRQQWKNKMKNKRKCKNKYMQNDELPQSVPKADENRQIKNGGNPDMSMQEEGAPTQKNKTKRRKQDTHNIQLSSQHAGAIEANAVSVGGDTTQKEQKEHKPGRIKGESQVAGESSCRVSKSREVNSSRNGEEKKDAKIKSTFEVQQQIAQKKKLQKMLQHGEAVGKGRIVQEETEDSHSGVEEERGKTTEGIIDRSAALKFRMEQRLEAARFRYINEQLYTSTSSTARRMFKQDPQAFDIYHRGFTTQVQHWPANPVDAIIAYIKHKPATRVVADFGCGDCKIARSVRNKVHSFDLAPVCDIVTVCDMANVPLPNASVDIAVFCLSLMGTNLRDFLVEASRVLVMGGVLKIAEVASRFENVRSFLGALSALGFRLVSKDTENRYFYSFEFVKTGNAPEKSKTSGLELKPCVYKKR